The stretch of DNA GCCAAAATGGTAGACTTGCTAACGTCATTCCTAATACTCGTTGATATGCATCTAATCGCCCTTCACATACATCCATCATTTTGCGATTCCCTAAAGGATAGGCAAATGATGCGATTAGAATGGGGACAACTCCCAATAAGAGGTTTTCTAATGAAAGTTGCTTGGCATGTTCCATTTGCATTAGAACAATACCTAACAGAATAATCATTGACATGAAAAGACCCCTAAAGGCAACTTTCCTTCTAATCTGTAAAGGTCCATTCTTGGTTTGTATTGTTTCAAAAAATAACGGTGCAAGTAATGCACCTGAAATGATCGTAATTTGCCATGTACCAGCAATCAGCCAACCAGGTGAATACGCAGCCGCATAACATAAAGGTGCGTAAAATAAAACAAAGCCAACGAAGCTCCATAATATCCATTTTCCTGGTTGTTTTTGCATTTCTTTTATTAGTGCTAATAGATTTTTTCTCATTAGTACAATAGACAAAAGAAATGGAATCATAAAAATGTACCGAAGTGAGGCACTCCATATCCAACTCCCGCCAGACAACTCCATGGATGCATTAAAAATAAATGTAAATGCAAAAAAGAAGGCAGCACAAATACCAATAAAAATGGACTTCAATGGAACTCACCTCGTCTCTCTATCATGTTTGGTTAGTAGTTCTTCAAGCATCAGATCTGTTGGTCTCCACAACCCACTAACTAAAAGTAGTTGCAGATTTCGAATTATGATTATCTTGATATTTTTCTACCACTTTACTAAACAGAAAACCTAATATTTGTTGGAAAAGCATACAAAACACAACAGGCATGACAACTGTTGCAGGGAAATAAGTGGTTGCAATAATAATACCAATCGGAAGATTATAAAAACAAGAGTCAGTACAATACGAGTATCCATAATAAGTGATCCAAAGCTAAAGCGATTGCAAATCCGGAACCAGCTCATAGGAAAACAACAAGAATAACAAGAAATAATTCCCCTGTGATTTCTTATAGTATGGTGCGACTGCACTGTTGTTTATCATTACAACAAAAAACAAACTGAGTTTAGAAATTGGGACTTTGATAAAAGAGTGCTACAAACATTGATTTTATAATAGAGGATTTTGTGAGAAGGCCAGAACAAAAGGGAATAATTAAACTGGAGAAAAAAACGCAATTTATGTTCCCAATAGTAGAATAAAATAAGTAATTCCGTAAAAAGGAATTGCAATTGAAGTAATTATATACATTGTCATTTCGCCTTTAGAAAGTTTTCTTTTCCACTTAGTTAGCTTAAGTTGCCTACGATAAATAATGCTGGAAATGAATATTAATATAGAAGTTAATTCCTTTATGTTTTCTAAAATGGTGATCAAATAATCAGCTCCTTTAGGGTTTTGCAATAAATTGTCCTATTATATTAAATGATGAAATAACATAAAAAAGAATCTCATATTTAAAAAGCAAAATATGAGATTCCTTGACCAAAAAAGCTATTTTGAATGATATTGGATTTAATTGCTATTTGATAACCTACTAAAAGGTAAAGCTTGACCTATGCCCTGGCTCACTATCAAACTCATTTTTCACAATCTTACCAGTAATTAAATGAAGATCTTTGTTCGGTGTTAAGGTTTCGATAGTTTATGCTTGAATTTTGCTGTTACTGTTACTGTCTTTGAAACTTGATTGTTCGCAATATCGGTTGCGACAACTGTAATTTCGTTCATACCATTATCAAGCAAAATCCGCTTAGAATACTTGCCGTCAACAATTGCTGCCTCGAAACCATTCACTTGGACTGATTTGAGGTTGACATCTGAAACCGTCCCTTCGACTGTCACCGTTTCACGATTCGTCTTATCTCCGTTTTTCGGATTGTCGAGTGTCAGTTTAGGATTGATCGTGTCAAGCGTGATTGTAACTGGCGCAGATTTACCTGTTACTTTACCACCCATCTTCGACACAGCGATCATCTCATTTGCACCTTCAACAAATTCCATAGGGATAGCGAATTTTCCATCATCACCAACTAAAGTAGAACCTGCCTCTTTTCCGTTATTCATCAATTGGATTGTCGTCGATGTGGACGCTACTCCTTCGATTACCCCGTTTTTCTTATTAGTACTAAAGCCTTGTACTGGAGATGTAATAACCGGTTCAATCACTTCATAGATGACACGTGCACGGATCATGAAGTTTCCTTCGCTTGTAAGTGAAGGTGTCCATGAACCTGCATCAAATTGATAGTTTCGGTTAGAGTTCCGGGTATTTGTATCTGACGCAAGTCCAGGTGCATTCGTTCTACCCTGCGTCTGAACATAGACCATGTAGAAATCGCTATCAACTTCAATATTGTATTCTGTCAAATCAACGACTGTCCATGTACCGTCACGTTTTGCTTGCGCGCTAAATGGACCAGCCAGTTTCTTACCGGGTGCACCATCTGCACCTGTTGCATCCCACACCTCTACTGCAAAAGCAGTTCCACCAGGTCTTGGCCAACTCTCATCCGAGAAGCGGAAGATGCCATCGGATACGATTGCAGATTCTTTTCCAGCAGGAAGAGTCATTTTCACTCCCCAAGCATTTCCAGCTGCAAAAAACGCATATGCATTTTCTTCTGTTCCATCATCATAGCCAATTTCCCCACCTGGGTACGTATAATACGGCTCAAGCTCAAGATCCAGTGCCGTATCGTTGCCGATTGAAATGGTAGTTCTCTGACCACCGTAACTTCGTGCAAACACTACAAGCGTATAATCCCCTTCATAAGCAGTGATGGAATAGTTACCATTTACATCTGTCACTACAGGTGTGATATTTGCATCTTCAAGGAGAAGTAATTTCGCTCCTTCGATTCCTTCACCTGTTGATTTGTCTGTAATTGTACCGCTAACCGTTGCTTTTGGCAGTTCTTCTAATATGAAATTCGCTTGTGTCGATTTATCCGCCTCGATTTGAACGGTTTGTTCTTTAGATTGGAATCCGTAAGCTTCTGCTTTCGTAGTAAATGTACCTATGCCATGAATTAACGAATACTTCCCGTCAGCAAGGTTTGAATAGACTGAACGTCCTGTTTCAAGTACACTCACTTGTGCTCCAATTGGTAAGACCATCGGGTTGAAATTCCCTTCGCCTGGTGTTGTTTCTTTTTCAGGCAATGCGGGTTTTATTTTTGTTGGGTCAATCGCTTCTTCGAATAAATCTTTCCCTTTCTCTATAATCACGTCGGGATTTTTATTGTTTGGTTTTTTGACACTATCAAGACCACTTTTTTCGGTATTCACCGTATTTCCTTTGTCACCTTGTTTAACCCCTTTTGAAACCTTTCCAATTTGCGATGTATCAACTAGAGTGACATCATCGATATACCAGCCATCCTCTTCAACATTTCCATCTGAAAATCCATTGAACCCGATATAGACGCGCTGACCGCTATACGCTGACAAATCGACTTCCGTCTCAAACCAAGCACTTGATCGACCTTGAATCTTGAGTAGTTGTGTCCATTCCTTCATATCAGTGGATATGAAAACATGTCCGTAATCATAAGCTGCCCCTGCTGCTGATTGCTCGAATTCATACCATTGTTTGAATTGCAAGTAGGAATTTCCTTCTGGCAAATCCATTGGAGGCATAAGGAGTGTTGCGTTCATATTACTCCCATACGGACCTTCAAGATTTGTGGCGTACACTTTTTCACCAGATGCAGCTTTACCAGGGCCGGATGTCGGTACACCCCACTCCCAAGTATCCATTAACCCAAATGAAGTCCAACCGATTGGTGTCTTCTCAAAATTTTCGAAATAGCCAACTGTAATAGCTGGTTTCACTTCGATAGTGTGATTTTCACTTACTACTTCGTTATTCCCAAAGTCATTGATTGTCCATTTGTAAGCGATCGAATCACCAGCGATTTCCTCACTTGGAATCGTTGCTACATATTCTCCGGACTTATAATCTCCAGACTTCTGAGAGGCATTCACTGCTTTCCATTCTCCGGTTGCACCTTGGTAGTTCAGTACGACGGATGCTAAGCTAATGTTGTCACTCACTTTGATTTTCAAATCGAGATCCATTCCTTCATATGTTGCTACGGGCGCAGTATGAGTGAATGTTGGGGCTTCATTATCCTCCCCTTTTTTCGCCACTTGGCCTTCAAGCTTTCCAAGACCATTAATGATTGCAGAAACAGACATATAAGCGTCGACAAGTCCATATCCATACCCATTGTTCGGAGTCTGTGGATATTCAATATCCGTCAACGGGACTGCCGTATCTAAAAGAATCTGTTCCATTTCATCGACTGTTACGTTCGCGTTCACTTGGCGGAGCATTGCCGCTATCGCCGAAACTGCCGGACTAGCCATCGATGTTCCATTCCAACCGCCTTCATAACCACTCCCCGGGACTGCTGAACGGATGTTCGCTCCAGGTGCAGAGACGTCTGGTTTAATTTCCGAATACGGTGATGGACCGCGTAAGGAAAAACCTCCCACTTTATTGTCAATGTCGGTTGCACCAGTTGCAAATGATTCCGGATAGTTACCCGGAGATGCTACTGATCCTGGTCCCCCTGGGTTATATATCGTTGTATTTCCAGCTGCGAATCCAGGAAATATTTGTGCAGCGCGCCAGTTTTTAACGACGTCGCGATACCACTCATCAAGACCAGCACCCCCACCCCATGAGTTATTCACAACATCTGGTGCCAGGTCGACACGTGTATTACCATTTGAATCTGTCGGGGCCAAAATCCATTGCGCTGCTGCCAATAGATCACTATCTGATCCCCCATCCGCTGAAAATGCTTTGACAGCAATCCATTTCGCACCCGGTGCTACACCAATTTGGTTAGAACCATTTGGCTCACCACCTACCATCGTACCGGTAACATGTGTACCATGCCCCTGGTCATCATAAGGTGCTGATTGTCCTGCAGTCGCATCAAACCAGTTGAAATCATGATTCACTTCACCTGTCGCTGCATTGTAGCCGCGGTATTTCTCTTTCAATGCAGGGTGATCCCATTGGACACCTGTATCGATGCTCGCGACGACTGTTCCCGAACCGTCAATACCCATGTCCCAAACTTTAGGGGCATTGACCCTGTTAACATTCCATTCTACATTGGCAATTCCAGACTCTGGTGTTACTGCATTTTTGGTTTTCGTTGTATAGAGTTCCCGTGTTTCATTCGGTAGAATTTTTTCAACTTCAGCGAATGTCGCTACTTTTTCCGCCACTTCTTTTGTAGCTGTAACAGCCATTCCGTTGACAATGTAATACGACGTAATATCTTTAGCGTTCCCTGCCTTAACTTGCATGTCCAAATACTGTTTTACATTTTGTTGCGATTCAAGAGATGTCATTTTCAATTCAGATACAACAGCGGAACGTTGCATGAGCTGTGATTTTTTTGCCGAAAGATTTGCATTACCAGCATCTTGTTTTGCTTGCTCTGCTACTTTTTCCGTGTCTGCACTCTCTTTAAATTTTATGAGAAAAGTAACTCTGTCCTCTTTTTCGAATGTTTCTAGTAAACTACTGCTCAATTTGTTTCCCGAAAGTACGTTAGAGTCATTTAATGATTTGTGCAGTTTTTTATTTGGTTCCGCAGTTGCTATTCCCGGTACAATTAAGGAAAGTACCATGAGTAATGTCGCAACAATGCTGAACATTTTTTTTAGATTACCCTTCTTTTTCATCTTCAACTTCATCCCCCTCCAATTTTTATAGCGACAGCGTCCTACTTCTTCAAGAAGTACATAAAAAAGCACCCCTTGCCCCCTTTCTACAAATTAATATAGGTACTCAATGGTGTCTGTTGCGAAATTCTTGTTGTTATTATTTAACATAACATACATAATAGTGTTCTTTGTCGAAATAAGACTGAAAATTCCAAATCGATAGTTTATATCTAGTAAACTCTTTACGTAATATGACCAAGCTACTATTGAGTTTGCACAATACTTTAAGGAATATCGACATGATATTACAAAAGATGGTTATCCTACACAACAAGATCGTTATATCGGGATATCTCAGGACGAAATAGACCAGGCAATTGATGAATTTAGTTTGTAAAAGGGATTGTCACAACGTGAGACCTACAAGTGAGGTTATCATTCTTCTAAGTAACGATGTGGATGGTTATTGCTACTTAGAGTGCGAAGTCTAAAGGGAGATTTTTTATTATCCAGCTTACGCTGCATAAAGAATTGGTAAGCCAGTTTTCTAAGCCCCATTACTTTGTTTACTTCTACTCCATACATCTTAATCACTCATACATAAATGAACACAAAAAAACCGATACCTTTTAATAGGTAACGGTTTTCTACTTGCCTAGCGACGTCCTACTCTCACTGGGGGAGCCCCCAACTACCATCGGCGCTAGGCTGCGAAAGACGATGAACGGCAGATTTCTTCGTCAACCGCAGGTCTTCGAGTCTCGCGTATATTATACGCTCCGAGTCTCTTCCCTTTGTTTCCTCGAACTCTTTGTTCCTCCTCTTTCTCGCACACCTTCGTACTAAGCTTAAAATACTACACAAAAAAACCGATACCTCGGAAGGTATCGGTTTCTTATTTTGCCTAGCGACGTCCTACTCTCACAGGGGGAGCCCCCGACTACCATCGGTGCTAGGCTGCGAAAGACGATGCACGGCAGATTTCTTCGTCAACCGCAGGTCTTCGAGTCTCGCGTATATTATACGCTCCGAGTCTCATCCCTTTGTTTCCTCGAACTCTTTGTTCCTCCTCTCTCTCGCACACCTTCGTACTAAGCTTAAAAAACAACACAAAAAAACCGACACCTCGAAAGGTATCGGTTTCTTATTTTGCCTAGCGACGTCCTACTCTCACAGGGGGAGCCCCCAACTACCCTCGGCGCTAGGCTGCGAAAGACGATGAACGGCAGATTTCTTCGTCAACCGCAGGTCTTCGAGTCTCGCGTATATTATACGCTCCGAGTCTCATCCCTTTGTTTCCTCGAACTCTTTGTTCCTCCTCCTTCTCGCACACCTTCGTTCTAAGCTTAAAATACAACACAAAAAAACCGACACCTCGAAAGGTATCGGTTTTTTACTTTGCCTAGCGACGTCCTACTCTCACAGGGGGAAACCCCCAACTACCATCGGCGCTAAAGAGCTTAACTTCCGTGTTCGGTATGGGAACGGGTGTGACCTCTTTGCCATTATCACTAGACTTTTTTTGAGTGTTTGTTCACTCAAAACTGGATAAACGGGTCATTGAAAACCATTCAAATTCATTTTGGTTAAGTCCTCGATCGATTAGTATTCGTCAGCTGCACACGTCACCGCGCTTCCACCTCGAACCTATCTACCTCATCGTCTTTGAGGGATCTTACTTACTTGCGTAATGGGAAATCTCATCTTGAGGGGGGCTTCATGCTTAGATGCTTTCAGCACTTATCCCGGCCACACATAGCTACCCAGCGATGCTCTTGGCAGAACAACTGGTACACCAGCGGTGTGTCCATCCCGGTCCTCTCGTACTAAGGACAGCTCCTCTCAAATTTCCTACGCCCACGACGGATAGGGACCGAACTGTCTCACGACGTTCTGAACCCAGCTCGCGTACCGCTTTAATGGGCGAACAGCCCAACCCTTGGGACCGACTACAGCCCCAGGATGCGATGAGCCGACATCGAGGTGCCAAACCTCCCCGTCGATGTGGACTCTTGGGGGAGATAAGCCTGTTATCCCCGGGGTAGCTTTTATCCGTTGAGCGATGGCCCTTCCATGCGGAACCACCGGATCACTAAGCCCGTCTTTCGACCCTGCTCGACTTGTAGGTCTCGCAGTCAAGCTCCCTTCTGCCTTTACACTCTACGAATGATTTCCAACCATTCTGAGGGAACCTTTGGGCGCCTCCGTTACACTTTAGGAGGCGACCGCCCCAGTCAAACTGCCCGCCTGACACTGTCTCCTGCCCCGCTAAGGGGCAAGGGTTAGAAGTTCAATACAACCAGGGTAGTATCCCACCGACGCCTCCTCCGAAGCTGGCGCTCCGGAATCTCAGGCTCCTACCTATCCTGTACAAGTTGTACCAAAATTCAATATCAGGCTACAGTAAAGCTCCACGGGGTCTTTCCGTCCTGTCGCGGGTAACCTGCATCTTCACAGGTACTATAATTTCACCGAGTCTCTCGTTGAGACAGTGCCCAGATCGTTACGCCTTTCGTGCGGGTCGGAACTTACCCGACAAGGAATTTCGCTACCTTAGGACCGTTATAGTTACGGCCGCCGTTTACTGGGGCTTCAATTCGCACCTTCGCTTGCGCTAAGCACTCCTCTTAACCTTCCAGCACCGGGCAGGCGTCAGCCCCTATACGTCACCTTACGGTTTTGCAGAGACCTGTGTTTTTGCTAAACAGTCGCCTGGGCCTATTCACTGCGGCTCTCTCGGGCTTTAACACCCTAATAGAGCACCCCTTCTCCCGAAGTTACGGGGTCATTTTGCCGAGTTCCTTAACGAGAGTTCTCTCGCTCACCTTAGGATTCTCTCCTCGACTACCTGTGTCGGTTTGCGGTACGGGCACCTTCCACCTCGTTAGAGGCTTTTCTTGGCAGTGTGAAATCAGGAACTCAGACCTAATGGTCCTTGTCATCACAGCTCAACGTTATAGGAACGGGATTTGCCTCATTCCACGCCTTACTGCTTGAACGTACATAACCAACAGTACGCTTACCCTATCCTTCTGCGTCCCCCCATTACTCAAACGGTGGAGTGGTGGTACAGGAATATCAACCTGTTGTCCATCGCCTACGCCTATCGGCCTCGGCTTAGGTCCCGACTAACCCTGAGCGGACGAGCCTTCCTCAGGAAACCTTAGTCATTCGGTGGACGGGATTCTCACCCGTCTTTCGCTACTCATACCGGCATTCTCACTTCTAAGCGCTCCACCAGTCCTTCCGGTCTAGCTTCAACGCCCTTAGAACGCTCTCCTACCACGGATTCCATACGGAATCCATCCACAGCTTCGGTGAATTGTTTAGCCCCGATACATTTTCGGCGCAGCGTCACTCGACCAGTGAGCTATTACGCACTCTTTAAATGATGGCTGCTTCTAAGCCAACATCCTGGTTGTCTAAGCAACGCCACATCCTTTTCCACTTAACAATTACTTGGGGACCTTAGCTGGTGGTCTGGGCTGTTTCCCTCTTGACTACGGATCTTATCACTCGCAGTCTGACTCCCAATTATAAATCTCTGGCATTCGGAGTTTGTCTGAATTCGGTAACCCGGGATGGGCCCCTAGTCCAAACAGTGCTCTACCTCCAGGATTCTCAAAATTGAGGCTAGCCCTAAAGCTATTTCGGAGAGAACCAGCTATCTCCAGGTTCGATTGGAATTTCTCCGCTACCCACACCTCATCCCCGCACTTTTCAACGTGCGTGGGTTCGGGCCTCCAGTAAGTGTTACCTTACCTTCACCCTGGACATGGGTAGATCACCTGGTTTCGGGTCTACAACTACATACTCTATCGCCCTATTCAGACTCGCTTTCGCTGCGGCTCCGCCTTCTCAGCTTAACCTTGCATGCAATCGTAACTCGCCGGTTCATTCTACAAAAGGCACGCTATCACCCATTAACGGGCTCTAACTACTTGTAGGCACACGGTTTCAGGATCTCTTTCACTCCCCTTCCGGGGTGCTTTTCACCTTTCCCTCACGGTACTGGTTCACTATCGGTCACTAGGTAGTATTTAGCCTTGGGAGATGGTCCTCCCAGATTCCGACGGAATTTCACGTGTTCCGCCGTACTCAGGATCCACTCAGGAGAGAACGAACTTTCGACTACAGGGCTTTTACCTGCTGCGGCGGACCTTTCCAGATCGCTTCGTCTAACTCGTTCCTTTGTAACTCCGTATTGAGTGTCCTACAACCCCAAGAAGCAAGCTTCTTGGTTTGGGCTCTTCCCGTTTCGCTCGCCGCTACTCAGGGAATCGAATTTCTTTCTCTTCCTCCAGGTACTTAGATGTTTCAGTTCCCTGGGTGTGCCACGGATGCGCTATGTATTCACGCAAACGTACTGCTCTATTAAAAACAGTGGGTTTCCCCATTCGGAAATCTCCGGATCAAAGCTTACTTACAGCTCCCCGAAGCATATCGGTGTTAGTACCGTCCTTCATCGGCTCCTAGTGCCAAGGCATTCACCGTGCGCCCTTATTAACTTAACCTAAAAGTTAAAAAGTTCTTACGCATACAACCGAAGTTGTATGTTGAATTACTTGAATGTTATTGCTTTCAATGTCGTTTTATCCAGTTTTCAAAGAACAAAGGTTTGCTTTGCGACGAATAATCGCATAAGCAAGTTTTGAAAGTATCGTCTTCTATAAAGAAGATGAACCTTCAAAACTGAACGCAAAACGTCAACTTATAGACCCAAGGTCTATATTCCGTGATTATCCTTAGAAAGGAGGTGATCCAGCCGCACCTTCCGATACGGCTACCTTGTTACGACTTCACCCCAATCATCTGTCCCACCTTCGGCGGCTGGCTCCTAAAAGGTTACCTCACCGACTTCGGGTGTTACAAACTCTCGTGGTGTGACGGGCGGTGTGTACAAGGCCCGGGAACGTATTCACCGCGGCATGCTGATCCGCGATTACTAGCGATTCCGGCTTCATGTAGGCGAGTTGCAGCCTACAATCCGAACTGAGAACGATTTTATGGGATTGGCTCCCCCTCGCGGGTTTGCAGCCCTTTGTATCGTCCATTGTAGCACGTGTGTAGCCCAGGTCATAAGGGGCATGATGATTTGACGTCATCCCCACCTTCCTCCGGTTTGTCACCGGCAGTCACCTTAGAGTGCCCAACTGAATGCTGGCAACTAAGATCAAGGGTTGCGCTCGTTGCGGGACTTAACCCAACATCTCACGACACGAGCTGACGACAACCATGCACCACCTGTCACCACTGTCCCCGAAGGGAAAGGCTTATCTCTAAACCGGTCAGTGGGATGTCAAGACCTGGTAAGGTTCTTCGCGTTGCTTCGAATTAAACCACATGCTCCACCGCTTGTGCGGGCCCCCGTCAATTCCTTTGAGTTTCAGCCTTGCGGCCGTACTCCCCAGGCGGAGTGCTTAATGCGTTAGCTGCAGCACTAAGGGGCGGAAACCCCCTAACACTTAGCACTCATCGTTTACGGCGTGGACTACCAGGGTATCTAATCCTGTTTGCTCCCCACGCTTTCGCGCCTCAGCGTCAGTTACAGACCAGAAAGCCGCCTTCGCCACTGGTGTTCCTCCAAATCTCTACGCATTTCACCGCTACACTTGGAATTCCGCTTTCCTCTTCTGTACTCAAGTCCCCCAGTTTCCAATGACCCTCCACGGTTGAGCCGTGGGCTTTCACATCAGACTTAAAGGACCGCCTGCGCGCGCTTTACGCCCAATAATTCCGGACAACGCTTGCCACCTACGTATTACCGCGGCTGCTGGCACGTAGTTAGCCGTGGCTTTCTAATAAGGTACCGTCAAGGTACGAGCAGTTACTCTCGTACGTGTTCTTCCCTTACAACAGAGTTTTACGATCCGAAAACCTTCTTCACTCACGCGGCGTTGCTCCATCAGACTTTCGTCCATTGTGGAAGATTCCCTACTGCTGCCTCCCGTAGGAGTCTGGGCCGTGTCTCAGTCCCAGTGTGGCCGATCACCCTCTCAGGTCGGCTACGCATCGTCGCCTTGGTAGGCCGTTACCCTACCAACTAGCTAATGCGCCGCGGGCCCATCTCGTAGTGACAGCCGAAGCCGCCTTTCAACATTTCGCCATGAAGCAAAATGGATTATTTGGTATTAGCCCCGGTTTCCCGGAGTTATCCCAATCTACAAGGTAGGTTGCCCACGTGTTACTCACCCGTCCGCCGCTAAAATCAGAAGAAGCAAGCTTCTTCATCATTCCGCTCGACTTGCATGTATTAGGCACGCCGCCAGCGTTCGTCCTGAGCCAGGATCAAACTCTCCATAATAGGTGAGTCGATTAGCTCGACTTTGTTGCTGGCGTCAAATTAATGACGTTTTAAAATGAACAATTAAGTTCAAGTTTTGCTTCCCACACCGAAGTGTGTTCCGCTTTATTGTTGACGTTTTGCTGTTCAGTTTTCAAGGTTCATTTGTTTGCCGTTGTTGTAATGGCAACTTTTATATCTTATCAAATCCTGTTTGCTATGTCAACAAAAAGTTTTGATATTCTTTTTTCACTTTGTCGCTTTCAAATCAGCAACTTTATAAATATATCAGCCTGACTTATAAAAGTCAACACAATACTAAAAGTTTTCTAATCTTATTTCAGAAACTCAATCTCCTAGCTTAATATTATTCAAAAGCATATACTCTGAACTCCTTGAGAGTTAATAACATGTAGCGACCATGATCAATGTGATGCGTAAATAATTAAGCTAGAAAAAACGATAATGAATGTAGACTCACTAACCTGCCTCGTTAGTTCAATAAGAAAAGACCTGTCTTAGTAGCTTACCGATTAGTCGTTAGTTTAATAAGAAGGAAGTAAAATTCACACGGGAGGTGATATTGAACTAACATGTCTCGTTGAAGTAGTCCTACTTATATTAGATACTGCCCTTTCATGGGAGTTCAAAAACGAAAAACAGATTGCTTTACACTTTTTCTCGCCTATCGCAATTGTAACTTTATTATTATAGAAGAAACATGATACAATTTAATAGTCTAAAAATTAAAAATATTAATTTATAGACGAATTTTTGCCGAGGAGGATGATAGTATGACAAACAAAAGAAATGTCAGCATGAAAATTTATATGGGGATTACGTCTAACTAATTGTTGTTTAGCGTTTCCCTACATTTTGAAAGGGGAAAATCATTTGAATCAAACACTATTAATCATTGATGCTCAACAAGAATTAATTGATGGGAATCAGAAAGAAAGTGCAGTTTTTAATAAAGCGCAACTTATTAGGAATATAAATAAAGTGATTGAAAAAGCAAGCGAAGCAGATGTCCCAGTTGTGTTTGTAAGAGATCTCGATGTTTCTGAGGGGAAAGGTGAAGGCTTTCAAGTTCACAATGAAATCAATGTACCCACGGATGCAAAAATTTTCGATAAGTCAGCGACGAATTCCTTTCACGGGACCGGGCTTCTGAATCATTTAAGAACTCAACAGATTAAACATGTTGTTATTATGGGCTGTAAAACACAACACTGCATAGATAGTGCAGTCAGAACAGCTACTATCAGTGGCTTGGATATTACATTAGTCGGCGATGGGCATTCAACAAATGATAATGATGTTTTAAGTGCAGAACAAATTATTAAACATCATAATCGTACTCTTCACGGTCATTATAATGTCGAACACTTTTCTGTTGTCAGAAATTCAGATGAAGACTTGTTTAGCCCAACTCATGACTCTTATAGGTAATATTAATCCAAAAAAGCGGCACTTAAAACGTGCCGCTTTTG from Paenisporosarcina sp. FSL H8-0542 encodes:
- a CDS encoding multidrug resistance efflux transporter family protein — encoded protein: MKSIFIGICAAFFFAFTFIFNASMELSGGSWIWSASLRYIFMIPFLLSIVLMRKNLLALIKEMQKQPGKWILWSFVGFVLFYAPLCYAAAYSPGWLIAGTWQITIISGALLAPLFFETIQTKNGPLQIRRKVAFRGLFMSMIILLGIVLMQMEHAKQLSLENLLLGVVPILIASFAYPLGNRKMMDVCEGRLDAYQRVLGMTLASLPFWLLLSLYGFFTEGLPSGGQSFQSLLVALFSGVIATVLFFMATDLVRGNMQKLAAVEATQSMEVIFALAGELIFLSIPLPSPISWVGIFIVIIGMILHSYVSNKRVENNLNHSLNEN
- a CDS encoding S8 family serine peptidase, which translates into the protein MKLKMKKKGNLKKMFSIVATLLMVLSLIVPGIATAEPNKKLHKSLNDSNVLSGNKLSSSLLETFEKEDRVTFLIKFKESADTEKVAEQAKQDAGNANLSAKKSQLMQRSAVVSELKMTSLESQQNVKQYLDMQVKAGNAKDITSYYIVNGMAVTATKEVAEKVATFAEVEKILPNETRELYTTKTKNAVTPESGIANVEWNVNRVNAPKVWDMGIDGSGTVVASIDTGVQWDHPALKEKYRGYNAATGEVNHDFNWFDATAGQSAPYDDQGHGTHVTGTMVGGEPNGSNQIGVAPGAKWIAVKAFSADGGSDSDLLAAAQWILAPTDSNGNTRVDLAPDVVNNSWGGGAGLDEWYRDVVKNWRAAQIFPGFAAGNTTIYNPGGPGSVASPGNYPESFATGATDIDNKVGGFSLRGPSPYSEIKPDVSAPGANIRSAVPGSGYEGGWNGTSMASPAVSAIAAMLRQVNANVTVDEMEQILLDTAVPLTDIEYPQTPNNGYGYGLVDAYMSVSAIINGLGKLEGQVAKKGEDNEAPTFTHTAPVATYEGMDLDLKIKVSDNISLASVVLNYQGATGEWKAVNASQKSGDYKSGEYVATIPSEEIAGDSIAYKWTINDFGNNEVVSENHTIEVKPAITVGYFENFEKTPIGWTSFGLMDTWEWGVPTSGPGKAASGEKVYATNLEGPYGSNMNATLLMPPMDLPEGNSYLQFKQWYEFEQSAAGAAYDYGHVFISTDMKEWTQLLKIQGRSSAWFETEVDLSAYSGQRVYIGFNGFSDGNVEEDGWYIDDVTLVDTSQIGKVSKGVKQGDKGNTVNTEKSGLDSVKKPNNKNPDVIIEKGKDLFEEAIDPTKIKPALPEKETTPGEGNFNPMVLPIGAQVSVLETGRSVYSNLADGKYSLIHGIGTFTTKAEAYGFQSKEQTVQIEADKSTQANFILEELPKATVSGTITDKSTGEGIEGAKLLLLEDANITPVVTDVNGNYSITAYEGDYTLVVFARSYGGQRTTISIGNDTALDLELEPYYTYPGGEIGYDDGTEENAYAFFAAGNAWGVKMTLPAGKESAIVSDGIFRFSDESWPRPGGTAFAVEVWDATGADGAPGKKLAGPFSAQAKRDGTWTVVDLTEYNIEVDSDFYMVYVQTQGRTNAPGLASDTNTRNSNRNYQFDAGSWTPSLTSEGNFMIRARVIYEVIEPVITSPVQGFSTNKKNGVIEGVASTSTTIQLMNNGKEAGSTLVGDDGKFAIPMEFVEGANEMIAVSKMGGKVTGKSAPVTITLDTINPKLTLDNPKNGDKTNRETVTVEGTVSDVNLKSVQVNGFEAAIVDGKYSKRILLDNGMNEITVVATDIANNQVSKTVTVTAKFKHKLSKP
- a CDS encoding cysteine hydrolase family protein, which codes for MNQTLLIIDAQQELIDGNQKESAVFNKAQLIRNINKVIEKASEADVPVVFVRDLDVSEGKGEGFQVHNEINVPTDAKIFDKSATNSFHGTGLLNHLRTQQIKHVVIMGCKTQHCIDSAVRTATISGLDITLVGDGHSTNDNDVLSAEQIIKHHNRTLHGHYNVEHFSVVRNSDEDLFSPTHDSYR